The window ATTTATTCCCATTGGATATAAATGTTATATATCACGCTTGCAGATACACTCTGTTAATGTTTAGCGGGGGGGGGGAAATTAAACTAAAAACGAACGCAGGGATGCAGGAAGAAGCTCTTTGAGTGAtttatttgcttatttattGCACAGGGAGGAATCAGTAGATGCCCATCCCCCTTCTGCAGCACTACCCAATCCCTTTGGCTCTGGAGAGGAGGAACGCAGGTGAGTGGCACATGTACAGTCTGCTGTTATTGAACATCTGAAGTCATTTCACTCAACAGCAGCTTTCTGACTTGGCTGTGGACTTTGGCTGCTCTGACGTGCTAATGATGTGGCCTGTACTATAAAATGATAAGATTACATGTACCTAAGAGCTCATTTATGCTGCATTAATTTCCTTTATGGGGTTCTCCTCACCACACTGCAAATATTATCTCAGCACACATAGCTGCTACTGTGCTGAAATAGTTTGAACTTGCCTGTAATAAACTGTTCagagaacaaaagaagaaatatcTAACCACACGACAGATGCAGTTTCTTTCCATTTGTTGGTAAGATTAAAATAATGTGTACACGCTATCATACTTTCATCTTAAGGTTATTGCATGTAAGACCAGATAAATGTTAGCTGTATGGAATAGCAGTTGGAATTTACACCACCCTTAGTAAATAATACATGTTGGTTCAAAGCAGGCCTTTGTGCAGCCTGAATCAACATTTGTAAAAAGATTATTCAAGCATTTAGAGTGTCTCACTGTTGCAACATTGCTTCATTTATGGCATGTGATGGAGTGCATGAAGTTTAAGATGTTAAAACAAATGATGCCCTGAGAGCAGTCTCGGTTCTTACCACCAGATCTTGCCTTAATACCTTTTTAAGTCTCATGTAAAGCTCATGACTCATAGCTGATCCAAAATTCAGGCCAAAGGTGTTTCCTTTAGAGCACAACTGAGTTGCCTTCaacacagctgcttcaatcaAAATCTGTCACAGATCATCATTGTTACCATCTACTACATGTAAGATTATGAAAGGTAGAACCGCCTGCTACGACTTGTTACGTGTTAAGAATGTTAAGAAGTTTCTATTATTATATTAAGGGTGTGTAACCAGTTTAATACCTGTTCACTAGATGTCAAGAGTCTATTCACAAATATAGGAAATCATTTATAAGTACACATCTGCCATCTGCTTCACTTAAGATTACATATACAAGTACATAGCACATGTACCTAAAATATGAGTTTAAGGCATGTGCCAATGAACATTTCTCACTTCACAGccttgatttaaaaaacagtgcTATTGGACTTCTATGGACGAATTTGTCATATTATTTCCAGCAAGGTgaacatatttatatttatatctatctatctatatatatctatctatatctatatctatatgtacgtatgtatatatatatatacatatatgtgtgtgtgtgtgtgtgtgtgtgtgtgtgtgtgtgtgtgtgtgtgtgtgtgtgtgtgtgtgtgtgtgtgtgtgtgtcaataatAACATTGCTGAGCAACACGGTGGCGCAGTGGCTAACATCTGTTGTTTCACAGCAAGAAAATCATATGTTTGGCCCCAAATTCCTTCCACAGTCCAGCAACATGAATTTTAGGTTAATtagtttattgttattgattgaaaaaaaaatcacattgcaGAATTTTTCATCAgtcattaacaataaaaaagaacaGGAGCTGAATTGGAGTTAAATAAAAGTGCGCACAGTGATGTCAGGAAACTCATTGTTTAATTTCCTTAAAAATTATATTCAGTTAGCTCACTTTCACTTCTTGTTTTTCCGCTCCCCACCTTTTAATGACTTTACACTCTGTCAGTGAGTCCTGTAACTGTGCAAGTTTATGGTTATCTGTCTGTTTgtatccagggtgtaccctgtaTCTCGCCCTGTTTCAGCTGCGATCAGCTGCCATCTAATGCGGTTAATAAAATTGGTTATTTTTATTGCTACATTCTAGATTTTTTAATGAATGAAGAGGTATtgatttctcttctcttctcacaACATGAGACACAAATTATTTTGTACATCACTGAACATGATTGAAGGGGATCTTTAACTTCTTTTAAACATGTTATAAATGATTTAAAGAGCTGAAACAGGCTCTGTGAGCAGAAGTCTGTGTGCATCTGAACTGAAATAGTGAAGTCCAAGTTTTTGGAGACGGGAGTTTAGGAGCTTGAAGAGTCTGGCACAGGGTGCTTGAGTGTTATACCCTCTACCAGATGGCACAAGGGTGGAAAGAGTCTGTAGCACATGGCAGTTGCACTACCAATCTGCTTTGTAACAGTTTTTCTAAAGTGTGCTTTGTGTTGTGTGTACCACAGTTTGAGACAGAGTTACATTCAATCAAGCCTGAAGAATGGAGGTCAAGGAGGACCAGAAATCACCACCTGGGAACAAGGTAAACAATGCCTCTTACCAGTAGATATTACACTGATGGGTTCTGACTGGGATCACCATTGCCAAATAATGTAGCCTTTATTAGTCAGAATCTAATAAAGTCTTTTTATTTGACTGTATAATTGTGAATTGTGCTGTGCTATGTTCCAGAGGTATTCTTCCTGTTTGGCCTTTATGATTATGATCGCAGTGGGTTCTTAGATGGCTTGGAGATGATGAAGCTCCTCTCAGATTTTAACTCCCATCATATACCTGGAGCAGAGGCCAGTGAGCAGGTTAGCAGGAGcgactgtatgtgtgtgtatttgaacTGACAAGGTGTTGGCCTTTTTCCTTCACTCGGTGATATTTGTGTACGTTTGCATGTTGCTTTCAGGTGGTTTCTATGGTAGATTTCTTACTACAGACTCAGGATCTAAACCAGGATGGTCTGCTGGCTCTATCTGAGCTGCTCTCCccttcactcactcacacacaggtACTGCAAATGTATTGGAAGTACTGTTAATACTGTTCAAGCTTGATGTAGTTTTATTCACACCTTCATTATATTTGGCTGCAAAAACAACACCTCATCATAACTTTCTACCTTAAAGGACCCAAGCAACAACAATGCACCTCAGCAGGAGCAGGAAGCAGTAGTGGAGGAACAGCTATCAAACGCTATTGCTAATGTGGACAGTGTCGGGGCAgtggagcagagagaggaacagatTCGTGAAGAGATTCAGCTTCAAGAGGATGTACAAGGAAAGGAAGTTGAACCCATAAGGCAAATGGATGAATATGAGAGACATCAAATCCCAGAAGTCACAATAGAAGATCTGGGGCAGGACCACAATATCCCTGTACATCAGGGCCAACCAGagatataaaacacacacacataaacacactagAGAAAACACCACTCTGTCATCTAGGCCTCAGTCTCTTATGTACTGTATGGGATAGCTTCTTAATCAGCATCCCCAAAAATGGTCCTCTTCTGGATCTGAGTTCTGAGTTTCTGCTAATGCACAATTCACTGGACTGTTAAACATGTAGATGGGTGGTCAAAAGGTCTTTCTGGTCAAAATATTTCTGCCACTGTATTGGGATGCTCAATGATTCCCAGAGCTTTTAATGGGTTAAAGGCAGAATGTAATATTAGTTGCAACAATAAAACAGAAGCCATGATTAAAAGAgaccttttaatttttttttttttaagttggaaaatgtgttattactttaattgaatttatttaccatttatttaccATTTTCTGCCATGATTATTTAATGTATTTGTTTGCTTTATACCACCAGTTTATGAGCTACTGCATCATTTGACTGGATGTTACTTGGATGTGTCCTCCTCCCCAAATGTCAGTAGACACTGTGGATTCATGTACATGTGGATGGTGGACTTTCTGcacttttagctgttttttataATGTTTCAGATTCACAGTTGGTTCAGCTGAAATGAAAATTCGCTCTCCTTAATATTATGTCAGCAAGTAAAATGAGTACATATTGAATTCACTAGACAAGGagtatgaaagaaaataatcttTATGGTGGCCccattgaaataaaatgaaaagtaatGTAAAATGCTATCATTATCTACATACTTGAAATGTTTTTAGTGTGAAAGAGTGTACtatttgttaattttttaaattttttttgctaattttttaaaccattttatgcatttataaggcggaagaaaataaataagaaacaagtatttctctgctctctttgtttgttttcagtctgtcttgtgtttaaatgtgataCTTATAGATTATTTCATAGAAAATTAACAAAATCCTTGGGAAAAAACCTTTATagtatgaaaacacattttcgTGGCTTCATTATATCAGGAACTTCTGAGGGGTCACGTTGTTggaaggctttttttttaatcgaaTGACTTCTTCAGCAAGACGGtgagctttaaataaaaaataaattaattaataatgtgTTATTAGTAGCTCTATGTAATTCGACAATAAAGGTTTTCTGGCGATTAAAAGATGGCAAACGTCAGAGGCGTTTAATTGGTCTCCTACCATACTGTTGCTGGGCAACAGAAAAGCGACCGGACAAACATGGCGGAGAACAGCAAAAGTGCAGGTTGGTAATAGttactttcattttcagtttgtcTACAAATTGAACATCTTGAGACCACAGTGAAAGTTTCAGTCTAAAACTCTGTGCCGACCCGTCATAGTGGCTGATCTTTGATGAAAGTATTGTCATTATTTCCTCCAGAACTAAGCCAGCTAAGCTAATGCTTCACTATGTGTTCTTTATTTTGTCTGTCAGAGGCCACCGTGCTTAATGCCAAGATCCTCAAGAAGCTCAAAGGCGCTTTTCAAGCCTTTGACACCAAGTCTGATAACACAGTGGATATCAAGTGGGTAAAACAAGACAAGCCATTTACTTTTATTACCGGAAAGATACTTAATAGGTACTATGAAGCTGATTACTATGAAGATCCAAAGGACCTTAAACGTTTTAACAAGTACACAAGATGCAGTCTTGTGAGAAAATCTTGAGCCAGCCCtcatttctttgcattttgttaccAAGGAGCcagattttattgtaatttttagCAATAGctctttcatttttgttccagtgttgcacctttttttttttgcaacccCACTTAACACTTACCTGTGAATCACTTTAGCATAAACAAGACACCTACCTCTGAGGACcagaaccagtgttgtgtcaacACCAAAGAACTCAGCAATCTCAAAACAATTCAGCAAAGAACCTGTTTTAACGGTTACTGGTCACCTTCTATTAGCAgactgttgcaaaaacacataattttttccccatttctttagttgaatcagCAAAAAATTCCAAAGATAATACATTTGaaaggcataaaatagtatttttgcaccaacaaggtgattcccaaagattAATGAagggaaacagaaagaaaaggatgaggtatgccaaattacacaaaaactgttttCACATAACCTTGCCATGAAAATACAGGGAtcttagttttattttgaaaacagaaGTGCCATGGaggtttttgatgtttttgcaAGAACTGGGCCAAATATCGGTGGCAATCATAAGCAAAGTACagctgcatttcagtcagtggtgttggTGAATTTATTCAAAATTCCTGAAATTATGAATAAAGAAAAGTACTGACAGATTTTGATTCACCGTGGAATACCATCTGATTGGTAAGAGCTCCCATTTTTCATCAACGAGTCTGACCCCAAACACAGCCGATGCAGTAACAGCATacctggacagaaaaacacaaaatgaaacacagtctgcctggagaactattcctgaagactacaaAATTACAAGAACACTGACTTTCAAGGGAGTTAGAATTACACAGTGTCTGTATTTCCACTTATGAATgtacatgtttcaataaatggCTGTAAGAAATATTCTTAAAATCTCACCAGAGCTTTGTGCAACCTGAGGAACTCTAATCAGCCACACAGATGAAAACATCTGGCAAACAAATGTGCATGTCCTTTCCCTTCAGCGACAGTGCAGCATGTTTTCTAAGCCAAGTGTGTGCTTTCTATGTAAAATTAAACTAAATGGTAGAGtagaatattttttaattagcaTTATTAGAGGTCACAGCAGCTTTAATTCCTAGGTATTTTTTTTACTAACTTATGCAGATGCAGAAAGGTCGAAacacagctgtttatttaaatCTGCTCTCAGTAGGTTTCCTGTCTGTAAGTTTTTGAATTTCTCACTGGAGGTTTTAAATAGAGTGGAAACTGCACACAAAGTGTCCTCCCTGCTAAGGTAACCAGACTGTATATCTTTTATACAGTCTGACAAACTAAACATGGGCTTGGACAGTTTAGGACATTTTGCTAACCTAAAATTGTTGGTCTGTCCAGGGAAAAACTAATTATTTAGGTTAGAGATTTGGCATTTAGcttgacaaaaacaaatataaagtaTTTGCGTTTCTAACTTCATTTCTACATAAATAACATGAGCCTGAAAGTCAAGTGGCCCAATCTCTGAGAGCTGACTACTCCTGGCTTCAGCCACacttccttttctttgttttatttccatcaCATTTGCTGAGATCTACATAACCTGTGAGTTTCCCTGTTAGATATAGCATAGGTGTCCATCCTGCAGTGTGGACTTCTGAATATTAGAGGCAATAAAAATGTGGGACTCAAGTCTCAAGACATACAAAATGCTGTGTGGTTGAGATTACGCAGCTGTTTCCACTGGTAAATAGTTTGGTTGAAGTGGGTTATTTGGACACTGGCTGTGAGAAATAAAGTTTGTGGTTTGTCTCAAGGCTTTCCACTGGCTGAGTGGGCTTTAGTAGGACATTGCAGTGAGATGGTTCATAGCACACAGGAATTAATGAAACTAACTGAAACTgtccttttaaatacttttaatgcacttcttgttgttgttctctagAGAGATTGGCACCATCTTCTATTCACTGGGTTTCTTTCCCACTCAGGCAGACCTACAGAAGTTCACATCTGAGGTCAGTATAGCATCCTCCCGTAGTCTGGTTCTATTTTGGAAGATCAGTAATGGGATGTGCAAACAGGGTTCTGATATTGTGCATTTCAGTAATGTTACAGAATCTCCTGTGCCATTATGTGACTGTTATAAAATCCTGGGTAACATTAGAAGCATTATTTTTGTTAGAAAATTCAAAGCAACCCCCAACAGCCTGTTCCTGTGCAACCAGGTGGAAGATGAGCGCTCAGGATATATCCACTGGGACAGATTCCTCCCAGCCATGACTAAAGTGCTACTGGAGGACAAGTAAGACAGTTCAGTTATATCATTGTATAAAGAAATTTCTGATTTCTGTGGATGAGAAGAAGGCTGAGATGCAAATAGGAGTTTGTTAAACCAAATTATCTattatacagtgtatttttcTCTTATACTgaaggcacacatgaatgcatatCATTACTATGAGTCTTGTGATCAGTCTGGTAAACATTGTGCAAACCTCAGTACTCTATTTTTGATCACTGGTGTTTCAGGTCAGGTTTGTTCACCACTCAGGAAATACTACATGTCAGCcttgtttaaataatttatatCTCTTCCTTTTGCACGTGAGCTTTTCTGTGCCTGAAGCTGCTGAAGTTTAGATTCAGACTTAAACTcttaaacaaacaagcaaagaaCAGCCAGTGCTACATCACTGACGTAATGATTTGGACATTAAACTCACTGTTTGCAGTATTTGGCTTGTCATCATTTCATTACTGCTGTGCTGTTGTCTGTTAGGTTCCCTCCCATCGCTGATGAGCTTCTGCTTCAGGCCTTTGAGGTGAAATTTCCTGCTGTTTCCTTGTTCCTCATATTGTCCACTTTTGCATAGGGATGCTAGTCTGGCAGTATAGGCATGTGATATTTGCTAAAACACAAAGGCACTGACACTCTGTTTGCAGGTTCTAGACATAGAAAAGAGGGGATACCTTAAGCCTGAGGAGCTGACAAATTACATGACAAAGGAAGGTAAAACtgagggttttgtttttgtgtgcaatTAGAAGTAGATTACAATGACACAGTGACAGCAGCAATGGAGATTTCTTACTGTATTTGAGAAATGATGTGATCTGCAAGCGAAAAACCAGCTTTACAAATGTGATAATTATTGAAGTGATAATGTTAATAGTAGAATGAGAGCCTTCAGACTTCAGGAGCattttctgtggaaccagctcccagtttggatttggaagacagacaccctctctacttttaagattaggcttaaaactttcctttttgctaaagcttatagttagggctggatcaggtgccCCTTAATTACACTGCATATAACCACTCcatatttaatcattagttattaatcTCCATCTCTCT is drawn from Oreochromis aureus strain Israel breed Guangdong linkage group 1, ZZ_aureus, whole genome shotgun sequence and contains these coding sequences:
- the efcab2 gene encoding dynein regulatory complex protein 8 isoform X2 — protein: MAENSKSAEATVLNAKILKKLKGAFQAFDTKSDNTVDIKEIGTIFYSLGFFPTQADLQKFTSEVEDERSGYIHWDRFLPAMTKVLLEDKFPPIADELLLQAFEVLDIEKRGYLKPEELTNYMTKEGRSARLRLDFSPYHIR
- the cgref1 gene encoding cell growth regulator with EF hand domain protein 1, translated to MPFAAHTSTMQTGMLMECHLDQLVPRVLSLTLLVHLCLAAPGLPGTQREESVDAHPPSAALPNPFGSGEEERSLRQSYIQSSLKNGGQGGPEITTWEQEVFFLFGLYDYDRSGFLDGLEMMKLLSDFNSHHIPGAEASEQVVSMVDFLLQTQDLNQDGLLALSELLSPSLTHTQDPSNNNAPQQEQEAVVEEQLSNAIANVDSVGAVEQREEQIREEIQLQEDVQGKEVEPIRQMDEYERHQIPEVTIEDLGQDHNIPVHQGQPEI
- the efcab2 gene encoding dynein regulatory complex protein 8 isoform X1 → MAENSKSAEATVLNAKILKKLKGAFQAFDTKSDNTVDIKEIGTIFYSLGFFPTQADLQKFTSEVEDERSGYIHWDRFLPAMTKVLLEDKFPPIADELLLQAFEVLDIEKRGYLKPEELTNYMTKEGEPFTQEEMDEMLTAFTDEEKKHIYYKDVIPHLTLERKM